The genomic segment accctcacaaagcaggtactatttcggtggtggatcattctcagcactgtagtaacactgacatgctggtggtgtgttagtgcgtgttgtgctggtacgagtggatcagttacagcagtgctgctggagtttttaaacacctcagtgtgaatAGTGAATAGTCCAcgaactaaaaatatccagccaacagcgtcctgtgaccactgatgaaggactagaggatgaccgacacaaactgtgcggcagcagatgagctgtcgtctctgactttacatctacaaggtggactgacaaggtaggagtgtctaatagagtggacagtgagtggacacagtgtttaaaaactccagaagcactgctgtgtctgatccactcgtaccagcacaacacacactaacacaccaccaccaggtcagtgttactgcagtgctgagaatgatccagcacccaaacagtacctgctctgtgagggtccatgggggtcctgaccactgaagaacagggtaacagagtatcagagaaacagatggactacagtctgtaactgtagaactacagagagcagctatacagtaagtggagctgataaagtggacaatgagcgtagaaacaagtcATAAAGTTATGCCTGTGTTttttatacaataaaaaaaaaggcatcCCATTCTATTCTATAAAGGTCTAATCATGCGTTGTCACACTTTACATGGAATGTTGtagtaacaataaaaacaggacACCAACACTTCATTTCACAAAGTAATcttttattataatattcaaAGCACGAGATAAAGGCGTGACTGGCTAGGATTTATTTATCTCCCAGCACTTTAGGAACAATCATGGTTCGTGAAGTCTTGAAGCTGCTGTCTGGTGGGCGCCGAGTGTCAAAGGGAGCAAAGAAGTCACGCGCAAAAGAGAAAACGTCTTGAGGCTTCCTCAACAACAGGAACTGCAGAAAGTCTGCCAACAGAGTCTTCAGCTCAGGGTGATGCCTAACATATGAGGAGTGGTCTGCTTTCAACTCTTCCTGTAGCATATTGATTATGTGGAACAGAAAGTGAAACCAAGAAGAGTGTGACTTGGTGTATAATGTCTTCAAGCATTGCAAAAGAAAATTAGGTTATTGAGTTCAGTTTaagaatatacactcactggccactttattaggtacagttcagttgcttgttaatacaaatagctgatcagccaatcacacggccacagctcactgcatttaggcgtgtagaggtggtcaagtcaacttgctgaagtgcaggccgagcatcagaacggggaagaaaggggatttaagggactttgaacgtggcgtggttgttggagccagacgggctggtctgagtatttcagaaactgctgatctgctgggattttcacacacaaccatctctagggtttacagagaacggtccgaaaaagaggaaacatccagtgagcggtcagttgtgtggacgaaaatgccttgttgatgtgagaggtcagaggagaatgggcagactggttccagatgatagaaaggcaacaggaactcaaataaccaaccagaatctctgaggaacgtttccaacaccttgttgaaagtctgacacgaagaacataaagcagttctgaaggcaaaagggggtgcAACCTTTTactttacctaataaagtggtcagtgagtgtatatgtgaatGTGAATTGCCACCTTTCTGTCCAGAAACTTGGAGTGGAGTTCCATGTCCTCCTCCCATATCAGAGGCTTCTTCTCAAATACTGGCTTCTGATCTTTATCTGCAAAACAAACACTTCTGTGTAGTGTGATTTCACTTTTCTGTAATCGTGTgaacttttaaaagaaaaacccAGGACTGGTAAAACATACAGACCTTCACTGACTGTAGAAGGAAGCTGCAGCAGGTTCATCATCACTGCAGAGCCTATCTGTACTCTGCTTGATAAATGCCTAGAGTAGGAACAGGCAACACGTCTCATGGAGTTAATATGTTACATACTGCATACGTAAAGTTAAAGGAATATACCTGTCCTGTCTATGGTGACTAAACAGACCACAGACACTGATAATAGAGTTTCTCAGTGTGGAAGGGTGTGGAGGTTTACCCATCCTGAAGAAAGTAGCAGTGCCAGGTTTCTGTGATGTCTTCTCCACAGGAGATGGTCCTCTCGATGCCAAACACATCCACCACTTCTTTGCCGACCATCTGCTTCTTTGTCCCCAGTTCTGTCTGAATTTATGGGGAGATAAGCTTTTAATAACAAAGTGGGGCCTAATCATGACCCACTGTAATTTAGCTAACAATTATAAGAGCAGAGAGCACCAACAGATATACATCCATGTATCtacactgatcagacataacattatgaccacctccttgtttctatgctcactgtccactttatcagctccacttactgtatagctgcactctgtagttctacagttacagactgtagtccatctgttcctctgatactctgttaccctgttcttcagtggtcaggacccccatggaccctcacagagcaggtactgtttgggtggtgggtcattctcagaactgcagtaacactgacgtggtggtggtgtgttagtgtgtctcTGAGGGtacatgggggtcctgaccactgaagaacagggtaacagagtatcagagaaacagatggactacagtctgtaactgtagaactacagagtgcagctatacagtaagtggagctaataaactggacagtgagcgcagaaacaaggaggtggtcataacgttatgcctgatcagtgtatataaactgtaaacactatTATTACCATTGCCCAAACCACATAGACTCTTCTTATTCAAAGAAgaaataaacttttaaaaaattcaaagaCCAAAACACACCAACTCAAAGTTCTCCAGCAAACCCAAATGTTTGGTTGGTGTGGCATCCCACACAACCAAACAGtgatttttccctctttcacactgtttctttcctttaaacTGGTTCATTTTTCGCTTCTTTTTCTGGAACGCTATCAAGCCAACTGCCGATATTAGAATATGGTATTTGGTGGGAAAGTTGGCCTTAAAAACACAATTCATCCAaagtgaaaaactaaagaattGCTAAAATTGCTACTGCTGTGAACTCACATCCTACAATGGTGCCGCAGACGTCTCTACAGCTTATATTGATCAGTTTGAGGTTtagaaaaaaaacccttctgATGGCATAACTTGAACGTCGGAAGTCTGAAAACTGCAGCTACTTTGAGGCAGATATTTGGAACAGAGAAGAAAGCCAGATTGGAATGGATTACTCAAATGATTCAGGAATTACTCTGAAGGTACCAAGGATGCTGGCCACACCTTACATCACTTTGGCTTCTTTTCTTTGACTTATTTATGGTGCACCTTTTGTGCTAAATGAAGACAGAATCTTTGATTTAAGAGTtacactaatgctagcttggttgtatttatcaGCCTACAAAAAAGTGGCGAGGCTAGaagtcaggattggttgacgCCGGTTTagggcctcttcctatttcccccgttatgtCAAAAATAGGACTGCAAAACATCAGGGGGGCGCCCGCTagcaagtcctcaatgaatggggtgaatggagcttaaacagctaaaaatgaaaagttaaaatagtttctaatcacttgcccagaactttcTTTTACTTCTAGAAAGTAAAagaatgtatttcactaaaaaaaagcaaagaaaacttaaaTGTTGCCTTTtacagcaaatgggttttgggcagcaggacgccagcattactgctactgagtactgacTGATAAccaagcagagcagctcattggtgCCATTCTAGACTCCTAACTCGACTTCAAAGGCgctcaaaaatataacagcagtgttaaactGTTTCATGTGATCACTTGGGAGCACCCTCTTGTGTTTGAGTAACCCAGAACACAGTAAAGAGTGGTAATTCTTTCTAGGGGTTCTCtaggttgacaccacagggatttcCAATGGCTGTAAGACGCATttatgtaatgcatgctggTTACTGTAGTCAGAGAACAGtgacaaattaaaaaatgatataaaatcagGAATTCTGTCAAAATGACCATGGATATAATACTGTGTTGTAGTATACCACATAACGTGACAAAcaatatattaaatgaaatgtaatacaTAATACTTACATAGGTTGATGCACTGAGTTGGGTGTCGGCAGTGAAAGACAGGAATGTCATTTTGTCTGGAATCTTCTTCTGCCGAGCTAAAATGCGCTGGATTAGGAGGTTGGAGGCCtcagaaacaaaacctcgtagAGAGTGCAGGGGGAATGTGAATGtctgcttctttttttcctgaaaaaggaagaaatatacGGTACAAAGGGTtcaaatcgctgttgtcggaagaaaacctcgtatctccaaaacagtaacttcacaggagaggaaaaaaagcttacttcacttttaatgtaagtcaatggaaccagacgtctttccaagtaattctgggatATTTCTTTTGGattattcttcatgaaatttacaaacagtgTACGGaataacagacattttcaaatcatgtaaaaaactgaaaaacgtcaaaaatggagatacgaggttttcttccgacagcagcgaaatgctTATGACAGTGTAATCTTAGATCATTCAGAAAGTTCTGCCCAGTCTCCACACACACTACATAACTTAAAGCTGCTGtcgaaagaaaacctcatatctccatctGGTCATTTTACCAGCTTTTCCTGCtttttatacaaccccaattccagtgaaactgggacgttgtgtaaaacataaataaaaacagaataagatgatttgcaaaccCATTTCATCCTATATTCAatggaatacactacaaagacaagatgtttaatgttcaaacggataaacattctgcacgtgttccaacagcgtggcgtcgtagtaaaagagtgcgggtactagactgacctgcctgctgtccagaccgtctcccattgaaaatgtgtggcgcattatgaagctcaaaatacgacagcggagacccccggactgctgagcagctgaagctgtacatcaagcaggaatgggaaagaattccacctacaaagcttcaacaatcagtgtcctcagttcccaaacgcttagtgagtgttaaaggaaaggtgatgtaacacagtgggaaacacgcccctgtcccaacttctctggaacgtgttgcaggcatcaaattcaaaatgagtgaatatttgcaaaaaacaataaagtttatccatttgaacattaaatatctcgtctttgtagtgtattcaattgaatatcggttgaaatggatttgcaaatcatcgtattctgttttatttatgatttacacaacgtcccaacttcattggaattggggttgtattatgtgtaaatttcatggtggaTGGACCTAAAGAAACGACCAAAATGacgggaaaaagtctggttccattgaattacattaaaagtgaagtgtgtttttctttccttctcctgtgaagttatcgTTTTGGTTTATTTCCGACGGTATGTAGCAAATGAAGATGCATTGCCTCCTCACCTCTTTCTCTGTAATAACTCTGTTCACCACTAGATGGTCATCTTGCCTCACTATGTTTACTTTCCTGTCCAACGTGTGTCCCTGCATCTGGGGCAATGAACGAAATTTTTGACTGATTTCAGAATTACATATTGACCACTGCCATATTAGATGTATATAAGCAAAATCAACACAAGACTCActagataaaataaaaataaaataaaaaaatcaaagagcCAATTAGTGGAAGGATACCTTCATATACTCATGATGATTCTGTTCGAGCGTCTCAAGGCTCTTGGATACATAGGCTGTTCATAGTCGGTACAAAGACAACTGATTTTAATGTCATTCAACTGCAATGAAAATAAGCTGTAAAGATTTTGGAGCActacttaaaaaaatgattatacACAGACAGACGCCTCTAGACTCACCCACAATGGAAGTGCCACAGGGTATGTTATCGATTGTCCCGTGACTGTTGGCGTGAACCAGATAGCAGGGCTCATCTTGGTAGCTGGCCTTCTGTATGCTAACACAGAATTCTCCCAGCTCCCTTCCACTGTCAGATACAGTCACCAGTGAGTCTACAAACAAGCACTGATCGACTTTTCTGGGAcctgaaaaagcaaaaaaaaaaaaaacacaaacattattaTGAAGACTCAAAGATTCATTAGGCTACGAAATCTTACACAAAATAGTTTAAAACTAAAGACAATGAACATATAGACTGTCAATGTTTTGGGTACCAGACCTCAAGATCTGGGAATGACAACTTTTTGCCTTTACTTGCCACTTTGGCTGCATTACGTCATTATAAACAAAGCTTTACATTGTAATTCCACAGAAtcttcaacatttctgcataaggAGATcattgagatgcaaacaaagtcattcagagtgagtttgatgtgaaatattatatatcgctgctgtcggaacaaaaccaagtattttgagtttttaaatattttggaaGCACTCGTCGGCCTTTACATggcgtgtaaatttcatgatgaacggaccaaaagaaacaacccaaaatgacgtggaaaaatgtccagttccattgacttacattaaaaataaagtaggttttttccttctcctgtaaagttcccagtttggagatacgaggttttgatccgacagcagtgatatacattATATGCACACTCtttgaaaagatggttcttcaggggttctttagtaaagggaatggttctatttagaaccatgagtttgacatagaaccgtttcatgcttaaatggttgtgTACATGGGggaactgttcttcagattgatggagaatgtggtactgatatttgatatttgatataCTGATATCTGATATATTGATAttgaaacaacagaagaacactttgtggtgctatacagaaccattttcaaaaaggctctacgtagaaccacatacaacacattctccaagcaaagaacaatttaaacgtaaagtggttctatataaaacttatGACTCAAattagaaccattccctttactaaagaaccctcgaagaacctaAGATAGTAGAAACTGATTTCTTTACGATGTGATCACTGTGAACCATTCCGACTTGGCAAGTTTCCCcagaacagcacatttcacatcaaaactatttacagcactgtgtgaaggttttaggcatgtcagcaaatgtttaaccagtttccctcagcagtgagttcatcacaatatacattagaataaagtcgtgttcataattcaaataaacagaaaaacaataaacagtaacaagaatttcgtgggtccatatttttccaggacaccttcacagccgccacagagactcgttaatatcatcaattacatcatgagctcaatttactgagcactgattggtcaaaccaggagctgctttttaactacatataatactgggcttcctccaggagaggcttggagacgggtcaacacactaacatccagaaaatcactttattatttatatatatatatatatatccatccatccattttctaagccgcttctccgtcagggtcgcggggggatgctggagcctatcccagcagtcttcgggcggaaggcaggatacaccctggacaggtcgccagtccatcgcagggccatatatatatatatatatatatatatatgtgtgtgtgtgtgtgtgtgtgtgtgtgtgtgtgtgtgtgtgtataaaatcaatATTAATATTCGATGTTTATTcgaatattaacacttttctcagcaaataaacacaaactacacaaataaatcgattttgaaaatgagtcttgggtgcctcagacttttgcacagtcctgtacATCTTAGcaattaaattgtgcagaaagcataaaaaaaaatccattaaatTTTTATGTCTTTGtggcaccaaaaaaaaaaagagaaaaaaaagccagaATACAAAAGCAAGTTTCAGTGATTTCAGTGGTCAGTTCGAGGACATCAGAGCCTGGACATCAGATGGATGGTTAGAGAACAGCTCAGCACATGACAGACCTCTGGTGTCATTACCAGATGGTCATCATCTCGGGCTCGTAGCTGACCCTGCTGGACCCAGAGCAGCTCTTCTCATAGAGGAGCATCTGATAAAGCCTGGGAAATATCGCTCGGCCTGGTTCTACACAAACTGAAATCACTTACTGACACTGGCGAGAAACTCTACAGCCTCACTCGAGGCCTTCGGCTCTTCTGCTCTCCCGTGCAACGAGTCAGGCTCCTTCATGGCTTTTAATATTGCGTGTAGATAAAAAAGGACGACGTTGGAGTGAAGTGGCTCCAAAAATATCTTAACAGGTTATAACATCAGGAGTGCGCCCCGTTTTAAAGCTGACTAAGCTGACTGACTGTTGGCAACACGTCCAGACTGTAAGAGAACCGGAGAACCAAAACTAAACAGTCCGACAACAAAACTCACAGCAAACGTGCTGCGGCGATTTTAATAGCACGTTCGTGTAAAACATACAGCTAATCGACGATAAAGCACATAACCTGATTAGCTAGAGAGATACCAGGAGGAAGCAACATGGTCTGAACCGACTCCTCAAAGTCAAGGGATCCAGCGGCTCCATGGCAACGGCGAGGTAAACATGGGCCGTAAACCTTGTAATAGCTGCGCAGTTCATTGCACATGGAGGGGGTGATATCAGAGAACTCGCGCAGACGAGACTCACCACCCTGCAATGTACGCCGGGCTTCTCCGACGCTAGGGGGCGCACCCGAGCCCATTACGGAGCCCCTCCGGTGacgtcctgtataaataaaaataatgcgtggccatgacttagtaaggcgtgggaatgagatgattaagtcgtggccacgacttaatcatctcattcccacgccttactaagttgtgaccacttatcatctcattcccacgccttactaagtcgtggccacactttaggatctcgttcccatgcgttGAAAAGGCGTggccacacatttttatttatacaggatgtcaccagtggggctccgtaGGGGAACACAGAgcataacgggggaaataggaagggGCCAGGCTCCTCGTAGACTCTGGTgatgtggcaaaaatataattatgATATTTGAAGTCAGTCTCACAATAAACGACatgtacaatttttttttgtttgattagGTGCAAGACAAAAAAAGGACCAATTTATTGCATTTAAAACTTACTATAAAACCTATGAATACAACAgttttgttcagtgtttctcACATTTCACCACAATAATACCAATGATACAAATCTAATTATGTCTCCTTGTAAAGAAGCATGCGGTTGGTCAGTGCTCTTTCAGTTCCCTTTTACATTCACACTATGCTCAGATAAAcaaattgtgatgtaatttattacaataacagtaaaatagcaTCACACTGCCGAGCCCTAGTTGAACACTGAATTAGCAGGAGAGACGGCAAAAGGGGCTCATATAGTGGTTTATTACTCACAAAAGGACAAATGTACAGCGCTTTTAGTACCttaattactgaaaaaaagtgttattcAAACCACTGTATCTATCAGAGGATCAATGTTGGCAAACATTGGGAGTATGGGGTTCACTTAGGGCAGAGATGGGGAACTGAGGGCCAGAGTCCAGCTCAATTTAGTGAATTCCCAGCTCTAACACACCAACTAAACTTGGTAAATAGCTGAAGAGTTGAATTAGGTGTGTCTGAGTAgcaaaatcaccaaactgcaggaatccagccctccaggactggggTTCCTACCCATGACTTGGGGCTCAACTAATGACCCACAATGAGAGGCACATGACTGACCCCTCAAAGTCAGCCCTGCACAACTCAGCCCTAAAAAGGGTTTCGCGTGGGTCCAAATCCAAACCTCAGTGGGCCGCAAGCACAGAACAGCGGTGCAGGTTAGCCCAAACCTATACTGCCCAAAGTCAGAACAGAAAcatgctctgctgctctgcGTAGAACTAGAGAAAGTTGAAGAGGGTGTGCACAACACAAGCTATTTCTAGAAACTTATAGAAATTTCGGTATGATTACAGGGATACAAGTCACTCAGCCTCATCTTGAAAGCCTGGAAAAAAACAACTCCCCGCAGCAAATACAGCCAACAGTATCTCAATAATGCCCAAAGGTTCCAAAATGTGCAAACTGTAACCTTCATGTCCAATCAATGCCCTCCTCATAAAGCAGTCCAAACACTTTGAGTGAGGGAAAACAACAGGGCCAGTTGGAATGGGTTTAGTAGTTTCATCCTCCACTTCTAGGTGGGACGCTAGCGGGCTTTATAAATGTCCTTTTGCCTGCGCAGCTCCTCTAAAACTCGGGCTCTATACGAGGTCCAGTCCTCATCCTGGTTCTGCTGCAGGCCTAATGCTCGGTGGAGATCCTGAGTATGGCTCCTTAGGAATGGATTGTACTGCTTTTCCTCTGCCAGTGTAGACGGGCACTAAtgggagaggaaaaaagaggacaacaaaaataaataaataaataaaagaaattatgTTCATCAAGATCTAATGGCACCGAATTGAGCACAGGCACAGTATAAAAACCTGCCAACTGAGATGGAGAACATTTCCTGCACTGGGCAGAACTAGGCTAGAAACAGAAATCTGGAAAAACTTTGTAGTCAGAAAGAAATAACTTTTTTGGGTCCTGTTTTGCTTTAAAACGCcctacatgtacctctccactatatctgtattttttaaaaagtgcattttggGGCAAAATCTTAtcgcaaaacaatgtctcagacatcagacagcatgtctgtaaacatttcatgtagtGGCTTTCTGTGAAATAGCCTTTAGAAGCATTAAGTGCttctgatgtctggttcccatcaccaacacGAAACAATGCTGACTTAGCAAGTTTCCCTCAAACGTAA from the Pygocentrus nattereri isolate fPygNat1 chromosome 30, fPygNat1.pri, whole genome shotgun sequence genome contains:
- the LOC108443728 gene encoding ciliogenesis-associated TTC17-interacting protein; translated protein: MKEPDSLHGRAEEPKASSEAVEFLASVSPRKVDQCLFVDSLVTVSDSGRELGEFCVSIQKASYQDEPCYLVHANSHGTIDNIPCGTSIVAYVSKSLETLEQNHHEYMKMQGHTLDRKVNIVRQDDHLVVNRVITEKEEKKKQTFTFPLHSLRGFVSEASNLLIQRILARQKKIPDKMTFLSFTADTQLSASTYTELGTKKQMVGKEVVDVFGIERTISCGEDITETWHCYFLQDGHLSSRVQIGSAVMMNLLQLPSTVSEDKDQKPVFEKKPLIWEEDMELHSKFLDRKEELKADHSSYVRHHPELKTLLADFLQFLLLRKPQDVFSFARDFFAPFDTRRPPDSSFKTSRTMIVPKVLGDK